ATTAAAACAAGTTGTGGCATTTGTATATATGAAATATCTGCATGGAtttaatatattatataaagAGATAATCATTAATATGCAATAGGATTGAAGATATAATTTGATCAAGATACCTTACACATTACTAAGACCTAGCTCTTTAGCCCAGACATCAGCATGCTTGACCATCTAcatcaggaaaagaaaaacattaCTATATGTAACAGATGTAATATTGAAACAAGGTATGAGGATCAATTGATTATACAATAAATTAATCAGAAGATCTTTCGAGTGTATCAAAATTAGCCCAAGAGTTTTTCTGTCATATTTCCAGTCCCAAATAATATCTCACAATTAATTGTATTGTAAGGTACtgccctccctccctccctccctcacacacacacaatgaTGATAATAAACACCTTAAAACATGAAGGACAATTTGAAATACTGTCCCAATAAAATGAGCAATGGTTATGATAATACTAACGAATACTGACGCCTCTACCTTAGGAGGTAATTTTCTAAGATCGCTAAGAATAAAGTCAGATAGCTCAGTATACCTAAAGTGTTAAAAAGAGGCAATAGGGCTCCAACAGATCTGTTAATATCATTCATAATATGTTTAACAAAGAGCTGTGGATCAAGAAACCTTACACATTCTTTGTATCTGGAACTCGTCCATATACTTGTATGAACAATAAGTTAATTTTGTTGAAATTCAAGTCCTCCAACAATGTTGTTCAAAGTTGACTACTCCTTTCATTGAAGTCAATAAATAAGACATTGATTTGGAAGTTGGAACCACTAATGACATGCAACTAAATTGCAACCTCTAATCCTCTTATCTCATTGCAACTTCACAAGCCTCCGTCAGACTGTCATCATAAGTTTACATCGTTTTACTTGGTCTTGGTCTGAATCATCGTTTCGTGCTGTGACTTCTTTTTCTTGTATTGCCTAGGAAATTGCCATCTCTAAACCAGTGGGTCTAGTTTTACAACTTTTTTCTATGCAAGTGGGTGCTCTTGAACTCAACTCAAGGACGAGTAGCTATTGtgtaatttaatttattaaaaatataatatttagTGCGTAAATTGtctaaattccagaaattattgTACTGTTGTTTGTCCCCAATTCTATTAATAAATGCAATATTTTGTTTGTCTTCAGTAAATGTAATCAATTCAATTATAGTTTTGAAGGATAGAGAGTCAAAATTAATTCCAATTTTAAGCACTTGGGGTTATCTCAATTCTCAAGTGATGGGGGGGTTTTTGGTACTAAGCTTTCAAGATCTTTATACTCTATAGTCTAATCTACAACTTGTCTCAGTGCTCAAACATAAACTAAGGGACATCCTAATAACCTTTTACCTGTCAATGTTATGGCCTttcaagtttttattttctttatgttttttgaagaaaatttcactaaaactcaaacaaaatagATCTACTACACAAGCAGCTGACCAGGAGTTCAcactaaagaagaaaaagtataATAGATATCGAACATTACAAATCCAAACTCAGAACTAGAAGATCCCAAGTAATAAAAGCCTTCCAGATTAAAATATACTAGACAGTTTACAATTATGTCGTAAACTACagtttcacaaacctggatgaTTCGAACTTAATTGTTCACAATGGACTCTACTAAAGGCTTCTGTACAACCCGTCTATTATGATGCTTTCTCTGAAGTATGGTCTGGGCACTgcatataaacataaaaaaaagaatttaaaaaaaggtGCTACAGCCACAAGAGACAAAACATAAACAGAGTAGACTACAACAGACTAGCCTATAAAAGACTTCTAGTCCAcagcttttgtttcttgtttatttttCCCTATTCCAATAGAAAGTTCATTTCTTATAAAAACAGATGGTGCTTCAGCCACTTTTTTTTTCACAAGTTGAAGACAACCTCTTTGGACTCTATATGAACCTGAAATTTTTTTAGTGTACCAGGATTAAAACAGCATCGATGATCCAGGGTAGGTAGAAACCAATTGATTAAAACAAGTTGTGACATTTGCATACATGAAATATCTGCATGGAgttaatatattatataaagAGATAATCAATAATATGCAATAGGATTGAAGACCTAATTTGATCAAGAAACCTTACACATTACTAAGACCTAGCTCTTTAGCCCAGACATCAACATGCTTGACCATCTGcatcaggaaaagaaaaacattaCTATATTTAACAGATGTAATATTGAAACGAGGAATGAGGATCAATTGATTACACAATAACTTAATCAGAAGAAGTTTCGAGTGTATCAAAATTAGCCCAAGAGTTTTTCTGTCGTATTTCCAGTCCCAAATAATATCTCACAATTAATTGTCTTGTATGGTacttccctccctccctccctccctccctccctccctccctcacacacacacacaatgatGATGATAAACACCTTAAAACATGaaggacaatttgaaatattgtccCAATAAAATGAGCAATGGTTATGATAATACTAACGAATACTAACTCCTCTACCTTAGGAGGTAGTTTAGCCTTCCGCATTACAGAAGAGGTAGAGGAATTGTCCAGTAAATGTAGTACCAAAAAACAAGctgaatgtgtgtgtgtgtgtgtgtgtgtgtgtgtgtgagtaaGTAATAAGTAAGGTAAGCAGCCATCCCGTAGCATAAATTAGTAGATACAGCAATTTTCTAGGATCAGTAAGAATAAAGTCAGATAGCTCAGTACACCCAAAGTGTTAAAAAGAGGCAATAGGGCTCCAACAGATCTGTTAATATCATTCATAATATGTTTAACAAGCAGCTGTGGATATGGGAATCCCTAAAGCAAGGGCTATGATAATATTCACAGAAGATGCAAAACTGATGCAGGACCTTTGCTTAGTTGCAAGTGCATGAGCCCCAAAAATCAATAACATTATGGAAAATGGTTAAATTTTGTAAAACTAATCATGCTACATGCTAACTTCACCATGTGAATATCTCTATTTTTGAGATAAGAGACCACACAGACCTATGGCCATATTTATCCTTTGGCAATATGCCCCTTGATATATAAGCATAGTACATGTATAAATATACAAGCTTTTCTTTATCTGTATGTTAATGAAGCATCTACTGTTAAGAAATAAGAACTACCTTGCATGTTGACATAATTAACTATTGTCCACAAAAACTTTTGTGATGACAACTTTTATATGTGCAGCTAACAAACTCTATTGTAAATCTAAGAGTGAAAAAGAAGAACACCCTTAGAGTCACATAAAGCTAAAGAGGTGATAAGAGGGTTGACAAATGCCTAATTTTGACATGATCCAGTATGAGCTTACATCAAACATACAAATTctttttgaacaaaaaaaatacagaaacaTAACCCCTTCAATAATATAATCTACTACAGTAAATTATTGGcaaaaattaatttataaaCTGTAAATAACATTTATTTCTTCCCAAAACGAAAAAGAATGGATGGAATAACAAAATACCGACCTGAGAAACATTGTGGGTGAGATCATGGTCAGCATATTCCAAGGCCACAAGGTCTGGGGCTCTAATCAGCATTCTCCAGTAGTATTCTGTCTAGAACACTTTCCCCAGTATCCAAATCACCAACAACTTTAGTAAAGAAAAGATCCCAGGAATCACTGTTAATGTCTCCACTTGATATTGACATAGATATTACTCTATCCATTTCAGCATCCTCTACCGAGTCACAGAGCCCCTCAATCAACATAGCATAAGTAGACTTGTTTGGCGAATAGCCTTTTTCGAACATCTCGTCCAAAATCCTAATTCCCTCCTTCGCTTTTCCAATCTTACAGAATCCTTTGATCAATACATTATATGTAAAAGAATTCGGAGAATATCCTTTCTCCACCATGTCATCCCACAACCTCCCCACAACCTCCCCACTTCACACATTCCAGAAATAAGCACGTTGTAAGTCATGACATCCGGAGGCTCACTCGTCTCAAACTGATCAAACAAACTCCTGGCTTCCCACACTTCTCCCTTCTTACAAAGCCAGTATATGAGTGTGCCCAATACCGCATTATCCGGCGTGCAATTCTTCTTCAAAAGCCTCTTCCACAGTACACAAGCATCCTCCACCTTCCCTTCGCAACACAAAACATCAATCACCTTACAACAGAGCGCCGAGCTCGGTATATACCTCTTCTCTACCATATCATCAAGCAAATTAACCGCTTCGCCCGACTTCTTTTCCTTACAATAAGCTTTAATCATAACCCCATAAGTAACCTCATTGGCGCCAACTCCATTATCCTCCATCTCATCCATGACCTTAATAGCCTCAACCAGCTTCCCCTGCTTCACATACCCATCCATCAATATAGTATAAGTAgtgtagaaattgaaattgatttccCTTTGATATTGAGCTATTACATTCTATGCATTATATAGTTGTGAGTATTGACCGTTATAAGTAGTCACATCAGGAAACCACCCTCTGTCCAAAATCTCACCAAACACCCTCTTGGCACCAACCATACTGCGTCGAGCATAACCACCCATAACCACCCAAAAGTCACCATATTGGGCACAAATCCCATCGCAGGCATTTCGTCGAGCACCTGGTGTGATCAATATATTACAACTAAACACATTCGGCGCCACCCCGAACCAAAGCGTTCAGCAAAGCAATCAAGGACCTCTCCGTTTGTAATCCGTTTGTAACTTATTTTTATAAATTGTCTCCTGAAGCGACGCCGTAGTTGCGGATTAGGGAGATGAAGAGGTCTTCGCTGCATCGGAGATTGGAGCTGCGGAGGTCGGAGAGGAGGGGTCGACGAGGTGAAAAGTGCGGGAGCGGAGGAGGCGGCGGATGATGGCGTGGTAGGTGTGGTAATTATGGTGAAATCCGGGGTGGTATTTGGAGGCGTGGTGGAAGATTTGGAGGGAGAGGTCGAGTTTGGGCTCGCGGGTGATGAGGGAGATGAGGAGCTTTGGGTGGAGGTGGTGGGGCCAGTCTTGGATCGGAGGGGTGACGGTGTAGGAGTGGAGGAAATCGACGGCGGAGGTGGAAGTGGAGAAGGGGACGGCGGTGATTgagtggaggagagagaagggttTGGGGGAGAGGTTCCGGCGCAGCAGCATGGTGTGAACTAGCGTTGAAGACGATGGGAAAGGCCTTAACGGTCTAGTGTAACAGAAATATGAACTGTGGGAAAAGTGAAATTACCTGATTGCCCCAGTAACTTTCCAACTTTTATAAATTTCAccctatttgtttatttatttatttttttcaatttctgcaAATTTGTTAGACGTCTCGTCAATTTTCAGCAATTcaacttggaatggaaaataatcatgaatcggatacaagtggaatgggagaagaaaggaatcggtattgattccggaggaatgattcctaaacccatctccccccttcgtaatcgaattcctgagtattcaggaatcgattcctgataaataggtgggacctacaccaattctgattccttcatgtgttagtaaacacaggaattattttacctggaatcattccgattcctttatatgttagtaaacacatggGTGTTTTTATTTCGTAATCATTCCATtacattccattccattccaagtaagtaaacgtgcccttagtTTTGTATTAAACTCACATGGTGCGGTAGATTTGTCACATGTTATGGTATTGATGTGTTGTTTGGAGAGACTGGATAGCTAGAAATACAAAAATATAGTGTTGTaatgaaaaatataaaattattgaaATATTTTGAATAAAGTTACTGAAAATTGATGACAAAAGGTAAATTAGTCGAAATTATAAAAGATCGGTATAATTTGTAAGAACTGAAAAGTTAAGGGGTTAATAAACAAACGTGAGAAATGTTATGAAAATTCATTTAGAATCTTTTCTTCAATGGCAAGTTCCCAGTGAAATCTGCTGTTTTGGCTGCAACCAGAGAGTAATGGAAGTAATCCAAAAACTCAGCCATCTTGTGATCTGGACTACTAGAGTTAAGAGGTGAGTAAAGCAAAATCAACTGAGAGAGAATTTGATAATTGTGCTTACAACTCAGACATCAAGACATGGCTATCTCCAGCAAGTCCAAGAGTTGAGACCCTCAaaaaatttgctcaccaccttATAATGCTGCATATCAAAAAACAAGGCAGAAAGAGGAGACATTGTTAGAATCAAatatggacttgtcacacattaacattaagtatattgataattagctaaatgtcaaatCTAGTTTAAGATGGACACAAActcaaatcaatacttgtaacttaatgaaagagtgtatcaattcattaaggtaagtaatccagttcttggtctgcaagaaagacaACAATAAAGtgttacattaggaatctaactaggaaacctaatccgataagtaatgctttaatgggaagcttcttgagggttaagtcatctatatatatatatagatgaattggtccctgattactaccacgactattgcataagttctgtccattgagaagcaagttggtaagtaacaaaATACCATATTCAGTGATCGAGTTTAGtagctgcataagatggaatccatgccagtgattgctgaaggtaagccttgattCTTATGTGATTATTGTCATACTTgtatgcatatgttgtgagcatgtatatggttttacaattggtatcagagcatggcTCACAAATATGAATTAAGTTTTTGCTTGGcctcaaaatcgttttagggttttgcaaaacaaacaaaaaaaaaaaaaagggagggtttttgctttacgagTCAattaactgaccaagtaactggtcaggtaactgatCAGGTATCTAACcaagtaagtaactgaccaggtaactgaccaagtaactggtcaggtacaTGATCAAAGTAAGTTACTGAATCTCTTGAACCAGTCGCAGCAAACATAAGAGCCACGCCCAAAACCCGACCCGAAGCCTTAAGAACAAAGGAACATTGTTCTACAACGGTCAGTTTCGATCAAGAAGAGGGTATGGGACTGCATTCGGAAGTGTTTGAGGTGTTTTCATCTAAGAATGGATTCAAACCCCAATTGCTGTGAATCAAGATACCAAGAGAATTGttttgctgcatctggttatcaaattcacgcttccgctgagaatttttgcagcaaattggggaaaaagcaaaaacaggtttttcagTGAAAATTGTTTTCGATTCACAGCATGATAAttaagtttttgattgtgctcaagaaccctagttgcattcccgacgtgcgttaggctagagtagatcgtgaccggatgaaatttacaatttcttgattgttttgtggtttcttggaatcgaaacaattgtgTTTGAATGTGTATTTGTGATTTGATATGCATGttcaattgattgatgatattgcattgtatctgtgattgtgtaaaactatatgaagaacaaaaatctcccagaaattGTTTACGCATTGTTAAAGTTGACGAATACAAGAGcttattttcttacaaggatgaatctggatagaatataaagtaaaagagctcatatgttttgtggttttctattGGCATacgtgattatgatgcacaaagcattcttcattgatgttggcagaaaacactgatcaggtaactgaccaagtaactggtcagctaactgaccaagtaactggtcagctaactgaccaagtaactggtcaggtaactgatcaagtacctgatcaagtaacaaaactgaaattgtgttttgtgttttaaaactatgctttaGTTTTATCtcccaaagaagtggtcaagtatggttttagaatacaaaacagcagtatgcatgcttgatgaaaataaatacggatacttagaattttttcttctgtctatagatgtggataaatttctttgaataacttgttttcattgaacatggtatattgataaagaactccaggatgttatgcttctgctcaaaagtgttgcttaacattgtttttattatggactgacatgaatgcaagtatggattgtttaggttttctgtatgttcttgttttagttgcttaaagctaaataaaacatagaaaac
This portion of the Rosa chinensis cultivar Old Blush chromosome 1, RchiOBHm-V2, whole genome shotgun sequence genome encodes:
- the LOC112193775 gene encoding pentatricopeptide repeat-containing protein At5g16420, mitochondrial, yielding MLLRRNLSPKPFSLLHSITAVPFSTSTSAVDFLHSYTVTPPIQDWPHHLHPKLLISLITREPKLDLSLQIFHHASKYHPGFHHNYHTYHAIIRRLLRSRTFHLVDPSSPTSAAPISDAAKTSSSP